One window of the Bos mutus isolate GX-2022 chromosome X, NWIPB_WYAK_1.1, whole genome shotgun sequence genome contains the following:
- the UBQLN2 gene encoding ubiquilin-2 — protein MAENGESSGPPRPSRGSAAAQGPASTQAEPKIIKVTVKTPKEKEEFAVPENSSVQQFKEAISKRFKSQTDQLVLIFAGKILKDQDTLIQHGIHDGLTVHLVIKSQNRPQGQSTQPSNAAGTNTTTASTPRSNSTPISTNSNPFGLGSLGGLAGLSSLGLSSTNFSELQNQMQQQLLSSPEMMIQIMENPFVQSMLSNPDLMRQLIMANPQMQQLIQRNPEISHLLNNPDIMRQTLEIARNPAMMQEMMRNQDLALSNLESIPGGYNALRRMYTDIQEPMLNAAQEQFGGNPFASVGSSSSSGEGTQPSRTENRDPLPNPWAPPPATQSSATTSTTTSSGSGSGSSSSSATGNTVAAANYVASIFSTPGMQSLLQQITENPQLIQNMLSAPYMRSMMQSLSQNPDLAAQMMLNSPVFTTNPQLQEQMRPQLPTFLQQMQNPDTLSAMSNPRAMQALMQIQQGLQTLATEAPGLIPSFTPGVGVGVLGTAIGPVGPVTPIGPIGPIVPFTPIGPIGPIGPTGPAGPPGSTGTGAPPGPTVSSSAPSETTSPISESGPNQQFIQQMVQALAGANPPQLPNPEVRFQQQLEQLNAMGFLNREANLQALIATGGDINAAIERLLGSQPS, from the coding sequence ATGGCTGAGAATGGCGAGAGCAGCGGCCCCCCGCGCCCCTCCCGCGGCTCTGCTGCGGCCCAAGGCCCAGCCTCTACCCAGGCCGAGCCCAAAATCATCAAAGTCACTGTGAAGACCCCCAAAGAGAAAGAGGAGTTCGCAGTGCCCGAGAACAGCTCAGTCCAGCAGTTTAAGGAAGCGATTTCGAAACGCTTCAAATCCCAAACAGATCAGTTAGTGCTGATTTTTGCcggaaaaatcttaaaagatcaaGATACCTTGATCCAACATGGCATCCATGATGGACTGACTGTTCACCTTGTCATCAAAAGCCAGAACCGACCTCAGGGCCAGTCCACACAGCCTAGTAATGCCGCAGGAACTAATACTACCACCGCGTCGACTCCCAGGAGTAACTCCACACCTATTTCCACAAATAGCAACCCGTTTGGTTTGGGGAGCCTTGGAGGACTTGCAGGCCTTAGCAGCCTCGGCTTGAGCTCGActaacttctctgagctccagAACCAGATGCAGCAGCAGCTCTTGTCCAGCCCTGAGATGATGATCCAAATCATGGAAAATCCCTTTGTTCAGAGCATGCTTTCGAATCCTGATCTGATGAGGCAGCTCATTATGGCCAATCCACAGATGCAGCAATTGATTCAAAGAAACCCAGAAATCAGTCACCTGCTAAACAACCCAGATATAATGAGGCAGACCCTCGAAATCGCCAGGAATCCAGCTATGATGCAGGAAATGATGAGAAATCAAGACCTGGCTCTCAGCAATCTTGAAAGCATCCCAGGTGGCTACAATGCTTTACGGCGCATGTACACTGACATTCAAGAACCCATGCTTAATGCTGCACAAGAGCAGTTTGGTGGTAACCCATTTGCCTCCGTGGGGAGCAGTTCCTCTTCTGGGGAAGGCACACAACCTTCCCGCACAGAAAATCGTGATCCACTACCCAATCCCTGGGCGCCACCACCGGCTACCCAGAGTTCTGCGACCACTAGCACAACAACTAGCAGTGGCAGTGGATCTGGCAGTAGCTCCAGCAGTGCTACCGGAAACACAGTGGCTGCAGCCAATTATGTCGCCAGTATCTTCAGCACCCCAGGAATGCAGAGCTTGCTGCAACAGATAACGGAAAACCCCCAGCTGATCCAGAATATGCTGTCTGCACCATATATGAGAAGCATGATGCAGTCTCTGAGCCAGAATCCAGATTTGGCTGCACAGATGATGCTGAATAGCCCTGTGTTTACTACAAATCCTCAGCTGCAGGAGCAGATGCGTCCACAGCTCCCTACTTTTTTACAGCAGATGCAGAATCCAGACACGTTATCGGCCATGTCAAACCCAAGAGCAATGCAGGCTTTAATGCAGATCCAGCAGGGGCTACAGACATTAGCCACTGAAGCTCCTGGCCTCATTCCAAGCTTCACTccaggtgtgggggtgggggtgctgggaaCAGCTATAGGCCCTGTAGGCCCAGTCACACCCATAGGCCCCATTGGCCCCATAGTCCCGTTTACGCCCATAGGTCCCATTGGGCCCATAGGACCCACTGGCCCTGCAGGTCCCCCTGGCTCCACTGGCACAGGCGCACCCCCTGGGCCTACTGTGTCTAGCTCTGCACCCAGTGAAACCACGAGCCCAATATCGGAATCTGGACCCAACCAGCAGTTCATTCAGCAAATGGTGCAGGCTCTGGCTGGTGCAAATCCTCCGCAGCTGCCAAATCCAGAAGTCAGATTTCAACAACAACTGGAACAGCTCAACGCAATGGGCTTCTTAAACCGGGAAGCAAACTTGCAGGCTCTAATAGCAACAGGAGGCGACATCAATGCAGCCATTGAGAGGCTGCTGGGCTCCCAGCCATCGTAA